The following proteins are co-located in the Imtechella halotolerans genome:
- a CDS encoding carboxypeptidase-like regulatory domain-containing protein, which yields MKKLLLLVLLMVSGSIFSQTGEDSYLTAKVVNAQNGTAMPSVHVLNLNQVLGTITNDSGDFRIPAVVNDTLYFSFLGYKSIKIRVTNDMLKFEGTKIEMTELAFALEEVVVQQYQLTGYLDIDAKNVPINNAYRYSISGLNTGYEAKKGNPGAISKVLGAIFNPADFLYNIFGNKPNQMRKLRKMKEEDEIRDLLVTKFDRETLTELLQIDKSELEEILRHCNYSKDFIYTANDLQILDAISGCYEEYKVLNRKK from the coding sequence ATGAAAAAGCTTCTTCTTTTAGTACTACTAATGGTTTCTGGCAGTATATTTTCCCAAACAGGTGAAGATTCCTATTTAACTGCCAAGGTTGTCAATGCACAAAATGGCACAGCAATGCCCAGTGTTCACGTGCTTAACCTTAATCAAGTTCTGGGAACCATTACCAATGATTCAGGAGATTTCCGTATTCCTGCCGTTGTAAATGACACGCTTTATTTCTCTTTTTTAGGTTACAAATCCATTAAGATACGTGTCACAAATGACATGTTAAAATTTGAAGGAACCAAAATAGAAATGACTGAGCTTGCATTTGCTTTGGAGGAAGTGGTCGTTCAACAATACCAGCTTACCGGATATTTGGATATTGATGCTAAAAATGTGCCTATAAATAACGCTTATCGTTATAGCATATCAGGTTTAAATACCGGATATGAAGCCAAAAAAGGGAATCCTGGAGCTATCTCTAAAGTACTGGGTGCCATTTTTAATCCAGCTGATTTTCTTTACAACATCTTTGGAAACAAGCCAAACCAGATGCGTAAGCTGCGTAAAATGAAAGAAGAAGATGAAATCAGGGATCTTCTGGTAACAAAGTTTGATAGAGAAACACTTACCGAACTATTACAGATTGATAAAAGCGAATTGGAAGAGATTCTAAGACATTGTAATTATTCTAAAGACTTCATTTACACTGCAAATGACCTTCAAATACTGGATGCCATAAGCGGATGTTACGAAGAATACAAAGTACTGAATCGAAAAAAATAA
- a CDS encoding TrmH family RNA methyltransferase — MADTKLLAYLEEFITEDRKAKFLEILSRRTNHFTVAIEDVYQAHNTSAVIRSCEVFGVQQAHLVEKRFGKRLDANIAMGAQKWVDVYRYNDTQSCIDSLRAKGYKIIATTPHDDSCMLDEFDISQKSAFFFGTERLGLSQDVMQQADGFLKIPMEGFTESLNISVSAAIILQDITTRLRKSTIDWQLSPEEIVHHRIDWSKKSIRSIEDILSRYYS; from the coding sequence ATGGCAGATACCAAGCTGTTGGCTTATTTAGAAGAATTTATTACGGAAGATCGAAAGGCCAAATTTCTAGAAATTCTCTCTCGTCGAACAAATCATTTCACTGTTGCTATTGAAGATGTATACCAGGCACACAATACAAGTGCTGTTATTCGTAGCTGTGAGGTGTTTGGAGTACAACAGGCCCACCTTGTTGAAAAACGTTTTGGAAAACGATTGGATGCAAACATAGCTATGGGAGCACAAAAATGGGTGGATGTGTACCGGTATAATGATACTCAGTCTTGTATTGATAGTTTGAGGGCAAAAGGATATAAAATCATAGCTACCACACCGCATGATGATTCATGTATGCTTGATGAGTTCGATATTTCTCAGAAAAGTGCTTTCTTTTTTGGTACGGAGAGGCTTGGGCTTTCTCAGGATGTAATGCAGCAAGCGGACGGTTTTCTCAAAATACCAATGGAAGGATTTACTGAAAGTCTTAATATATCAGTGAGTGCAGCCATCATACTACAGGATATTACTACCCGTTTGCGAAAATCTACCATTGATTGGCAGCTCAGTCCTGAAGAAATAGTACATCATCGTATTGATTGGTCTAAAAAATCCATCAGGAGCATAGAAGACATTTTGTCTAGGTACTATTCGTAG
- the purB gene encoding adenylosuccinate lyase, producing the protein MSLQAISPIDGRYADKTRHLSPFFSEEALIKYRVLVEIEYFIALCELPLPQLQNFDKNNYEALRNSYRQFSVEDAKAIKEIEKVTNHDVKAVEYFIKQQFDALGISQYKEFIHFGLTSQDINNTAIPLSIKEAINAVYLPELASVLDKLKELSKNWANVPMLARTHGQPASPTRLGKEINVFVVRIEEQLTLLSHIPHASKFGGATGNYNAHHIAYPQIDWKSFGTHFVEEILGLHHSFPTTQIEHYDHMAALFDTLKRINTILIDLDRDIWTYISMDYFKQQIKAGEVGSSAMPHKVNPIDFENSEGNFGIANALFEYLSGKLPISRLQRDLTDSTVLRNVGMPFGHSIIALQATLKGLNKLLLNEKGIAQDLEDNWPVVAEAIQTILRREGYPNPYEALKGLTRTNEKITQASIAAFIDTLDVSETIKEELKGISPSSYTGI; encoded by the coding sequence ATGTCTTTACAAGCTATTTCACCTATCGACGGCCGCTATGCCGACAAAACACGTCATCTAAGTCCTTTCTTTTCTGAAGAAGCCCTTATAAAATATCGTGTTTTAGTAGAAATTGAATATTTCATCGCTCTGTGTGAGCTTCCATTACCTCAACTTCAGAATTTTGATAAGAACAACTATGAGGCATTACGAAATAGTTACCGTCAATTTTCCGTAGAAGACGCTAAAGCTATTAAAGAAATTGAGAAAGTTACGAATCATGACGTAAAAGCTGTTGAGTATTTTATTAAACAACAATTTGATGCGCTAGGTATAAGTCAATATAAAGAGTTCATTCATTTTGGTCTTACTTCGCAGGATATAAATAACACGGCCATTCCTCTTTCTATAAAAGAAGCCATTAACGCCGTTTATCTACCAGAACTAGCTTCTGTCCTAGATAAACTAAAGGAATTGTCAAAAAATTGGGCAAATGTACCCATGCTTGCCCGTACACACGGTCAACCGGCATCACCCACACGTCTTGGAAAAGAAATAAATGTTTTTGTAGTTCGTATCGAAGAACAATTAACGTTACTGTCACATATCCCACATGCCTCAAAGTTCGGAGGCGCAACAGGGAACTACAATGCACACCATATTGCCTATCCACAAATAGATTGGAAATCATTTGGAACACACTTTGTAGAAGAAATACTTGGATTACATCATTCGTTCCCTACTACTCAGATAGAGCATTACGATCATATGGCAGCCTTATTTGATACTCTTAAGCGAATAAACACCATCCTAATTGATCTTGATCGCGATATCTGGACCTATATTTCCATGGACTATTTTAAACAACAAATCAAAGCTGGAGAAGTAGGATCATCTGCAATGCCTCATAAAGTTAACCCAATTGATTTTGAAAATTCTGAAGGGAACTTTGGAATAGCCAATGCGCTTTTTGAATACCTTTCAGGAAAACTTCCAATTTCTCGTTTACAACGCGACTTAACAGACAGCACTGTATTACGAAATGTAGGCATGCCTTTTGGGCACAGTATAATTGCACTGCAAGCAACCCTTAAGGGTCTTAACAAATTACTATTAAACGAAAAAGGAATTGCCCAGGACCTTGAGGACAATTGGCCAGTGGTAGCAGAGGCAATACAAACCATATTGCGCAGAGAAGGCTATCCTAATCCATATGAAGCGCTGAAAGGTCTTACCCGTACCAATGAGAAAATTACCCAAGCATCTATAGCCGCATTTATTGATACCTTAGATGTTTCTGAAACTATTAAAGAAGAATTAAAAGGGATTAGCCCTAGTAGTTATACAGGGATTTAA
- a CDS encoding M28 family peptidase, giving the protein MKRLFLFGLFIIPTLHSIQAQQLPITLNNTHYEAYITTIDSTEKSQLLNHAHYLSSDALQGRKSGTEENKVARNYILSELKKTSLPTEKQAFSFTRYGKTIEAENIIATLKGTTYPDSYIAITAHYDHEGVDPNSDGDNIYNGADDNASGTAALLMLAKYFSLHPTDHSLLFIALDAEEMGLQGAKYFVENSGDKKIVLNVNMDMIGRSEDSTINICGTFYTPSLNQFFTAAQKLNLPLNITLGHDGLDNKQSWVYSSDHYHFFRYNIPFLYFGVEDHDDYHTPKDEYNRLTHDFYGNAFQFIKESIKQLDKKMSY; this is encoded by the coding sequence ATGAAACGATTATTTCTTTTTGGCCTATTTATAATACCCACCCTTCACAGTATACAGGCTCAACAACTACCTATTACGTTAAACAACACGCATTATGAAGCCTACATAACAACTATTGATAGTACTGAAAAAAGCCAGTTACTAAACCACGCCCACTACTTGTCATCCGATGCCCTTCAAGGCAGGAAAAGTGGTACTGAAGAAAATAAAGTAGCCAGAAACTATATTCTTTCAGAACTAAAAAAGACTAGTCTTCCTACTGAAAAGCAAGCATTTTCCTTTACAAGATATGGTAAAACCATAGAGGCAGAAAATATTATTGCCACTCTAAAAGGGACCACCTATCCAGATTCTTACATCGCCATTACCGCTCATTATGACCATGAAGGTGTCGATCCAAATTCAGATGGTGACAACATCTATAATGGTGCTGATGACAACGCTTCTGGTACCGCAGCATTACTTATGCTGGCTAAATACTTCAGCTTACACCCTACAGATCATTCCCTACTCTTTATAGCCTTGGATGCTGAAGAAATGGGGCTTCAGGGAGCTAAGTATTTTGTAGAAAATAGTGGAGACAAGAAAATTGTATTGAATGTTAACATGGATATGATTGGCCGAAGTGAAGATAGTACAATAAACATCTGTGGAACCTTCTACACCCCGAGTCTTAATCAATTTTTTACGGCTGCTCAAAAACTCAATTTACCCCTAAATATCACTCTTGGCCATGATGGGTTAGACAATAAACAATCATGGGTCTATTCATCAGATCACTATCATTTCTTTAGATACAACATTCCCTTTCTATACTTCGGTGTTGAAGATCATGATGACTACCATACACCTAAAGATGAGTATAACAGGCTCACCCATGATTTTTACGGCAATGCGTTCCAATTCATAAAGGAAAGCATTAAACAACTAGATAAAAAAATGAGCTATTAA
- a CDS encoding SIR2 family NAD-dependent protein deacylase: protein MKKKIAVLSGAGISAESGIKTFRDADGLWEGHDIMEVASPEGFARNPELVLDFYNQRRKQLLTVAPNAGHKALVSLEELYEVSIITQNVDDLHERAGSSHIIHLHGELLKARSTRNEHLIYHWTKDIVLGDRCQENHQLRPHIVWFGEAVPMITPASKIVSEADIVIIVGTSMQVYPAAGLIEYSTKGTPIYFIDPRPALQSNISKNLTVIQAPATEGLPVLVSQLLGN from the coding sequence ATGAAAAAGAAAATTGCTGTACTATCAGGTGCAGGTATAAGTGCCGAAAGTGGAATTAAAACCTTTAGAGATGCGGATGGCCTATGGGAGGGTCACGACATAATGGAAGTAGCATCTCCTGAAGGATTTGCCCGCAACCCTGAATTAGTTCTTGACTTTTATAACCAAAGACGTAAGCAATTACTAACCGTTGCACCCAATGCCGGACATAAGGCTTTAGTATCCTTGGAAGAACTTTATGAGGTAAGTATTATCACTCAAAATGTAGACGATCTGCATGAACGCGCCGGTAGTAGTCATATTATACACCTACATGGAGAGTTGTTAAAAGCTCGCAGTACCCGTAATGAACACCTCATTTATCATTGGACAAAAGACATTGTACTTGGGGACAGGTGCCAAGAAAACCATCAATTAAGACCACATATTGTATGGTTTGGAGAAGCAGTGCCAATGATTACTCCGGCTTCTAAAATAGTTTCAGAAGCCGATATAGTCATCATAGTTGGGACCTCCATGCAAGTATATCCTGCCGCAGGTCTCATCGAGTACTCCACAAAAGGAACTCCTATTTATTTTATTGATCCCAGACCGGCACTACAGTCGAATATCAGTAAAAATCTCACAGTGATTCAAGCTCCGGCTACGGAAGGTCTGCCTGTTCTTGTTTCGCAACTTCTTGGTAACTAA
- a CDS encoding CAP domain-containing protein, producing the protein MKAPAYVVASLAALLFLTACSSDVEDTYETADLKINTAPYQYSSFESEILNLVNEHRTSVGLNPLQRMDVISNIAMEQTDHMISFNEVCHDYFMQRKEKLSNFASGKNVAENVAYGFETAQGVVNAWVKSDAHRKAMEGEATHFGISVKRDTKGKNYFTNIFMSK; encoded by the coding sequence ATGAAAGCACCTGCTTATGTAGTGGCATCTTTAGCTGCGCTACTCTTTCTGACCGCATGCTCTTCTGACGTAGAAGACACTTATGAAACTGCTGACCTTAAAATTAATACTGCCCCTTATCAGTATTCCTCTTTTGAGTCGGAAATCTTAAATTTAGTAAATGAACATCGTACTTCAGTAGGTTTGAATCCACTTCAACGTATGGATGTTATTTCAAATATTGCCATGGAACAAACAGACCACATGATAAGTTTTAATGAGGTTTGTCATGATTATTTCATGCAACGTAAAGAAAAGCTTTCAAACTTTGCTTCAGGTAAAAATGTGGCAGAAAATGTGGCTTACGGGTTTGAAACTGCTCAAGGTGTTGTAAATGCCTGGGTTAAAAGTGATGCACACCGTAAGGCAATGGAGGGAGAGGCTACTCATTTCGGAATTAGTGTAAAACGAGACACCAAAGGAAAAAATTATTTCACAAATATATTTATGTCAAAGTAA
- a CDS encoding tetratricopeptide repeat protein, with protein sequence MRFLYVLLAFFSTALISTTNAHNSVALIQKDTLQDLLDFADKLNSDYINGDGSFFYKNFNTEKLREFDTNEDPSLGRSVREGLKAIGKRIHNDIESGSYYDFINYYEDNDDGSLHLIFRIFSEETGINYHDYSLRYQNNKLQIEDIYIYLTGESYLTTLIQIHQATNSKATNSKKPKTDALKINSFFKLYQNGNYKLAYLMLNSVKDREKLSRGLLILKAQVALKYSEDSYIETMEYLLKKYPNDPSIALMSVDYYYTKKDFNAVFKALDILEETTGDDFLNYNRGNFAFELEEYDLALEYFQKVVKEYATFITGKLALLITYDKLEQYEVCIPLLDDLINTNGITKNDLDAYVSTELISLSKSAPYKKWKS encoded by the coding sequence ATGAGATTCCTTTACGTCCTGTTAGCCTTCTTTTCAACGGCTTTAATTTCCACCACCAATGCGCACAATTCTGTTGCCTTGATTCAAAAAGATACGCTGCAAGATTTACTGGATTTTGCTGATAAATTAAATAGCGATTATATCAATGGTGATGGTTCATTTTTTTATAAAAATTTTAATACTGAAAAACTTCGTGAATTTGACACCAATGAAGACCCTTCCCTAGGCAGAAGTGTTCGTGAAGGACTTAAAGCAATAGGTAAAAGAATCCACAATGATATAGAGTCAGGCAGCTATTATGACTTTATCAATTACTACGAAGATAACGACGATGGATCTCTCCACCTTATTTTCAGGATTTTTTCCGAAGAAACCGGTATCAATTACCATGACTATTCACTGAGGTATCAAAATAATAAACTTCAAATTGAAGACATCTATATTTACCTTACGGGCGAATCATACCTTACAACCCTTATCCAAATTCATCAGGCAACAAATTCGAAAGCAACAAATTCCAAAAAACCAAAAACGGATGCTTTAAAAATCAACTCCTTTTTCAAACTCTATCAAAACGGAAATTACAAATTAGCCTACTTGATGTTAAACAGCGTTAAAGACAGGGAAAAACTTTCTCGTGGACTACTAATTCTAAAAGCTCAGGTAGCCCTTAAATACAGTGAAGATTCCTATATAGAGACCATGGAATATCTCTTGAAAAAATACCCTAATGATCCCAGCATTGCGTTAATGTCCGTTGACTATTACTACACAAAGAAAGATTTTAATGCGGTTTTTAAAGCCCTTGATATACTTGAAGAAACTACAGGTGATGATTTTTTAAATTACAACAGAGGTAATTTTGCTTTTGAACTGGAAGAATATGATCTTGCCTTGGAATACTTCCAAAAAGTAGTAAAAGAATATGCTACTTTTATTACTGGTAAATTAGCTTTACTTATCACGTACGATAAATTAGAGCAATATGAAGTATGTATACCTCTATTGGACGATTTAATCAATACCAACGGGATTACAAAAAATGATTTGGATGCCTATGTCTCTACAGAACTTATTTCGTTATCTAAATCTGCTCCTTACAAAAAATGGAAATCCTAA
- a CDS encoding SRPBCC family protein — MMVALILIGLLVLVVIILGLVAPQNYHVSRSVMIEKPRSKVFPYVQFLQKQDEWSPWARRDSEMFKEIRGEDGTVGAVSYWKGNKKVGEGEHELTNIVANELVQSHLRFIRPWASESDAYLRLEEAGGQTRVTWGFSGVNPFPFNIMMLFMNMDKMIGKDFEEGLSNLKKLIEEQAYI, encoded by the coding sequence ATGATGGTCGCGCTAATTTTAATTGGTCTGCTTGTTTTAGTGGTAATTATTTTAGGACTTGTTGCACCTCAAAATTACCATGTGAGCCGAAGTGTCATGATTGAAAAACCTCGATCCAAGGTTTTTCCGTATGTCCAATTTCTTCAAAAACAAGATGAATGGTCACCATGGGCCAGAAGAGATTCTGAAATGTTTAAGGAAATACGTGGTGAAGATGGGACGGTTGGAGCTGTAAGTTATTGGAAAGGAAATAAGAAGGTCGGAGAAGGGGAACATGAGTTAACTAATATTGTTGCTAATGAATTGGTTCAGTCTCACCTTCGATTTATACGACCTTGGGCATCCGAATCTGACGCTTACCTCAGACTTGAAGAAGCCGGTGGGCAAACACGTGTAACATGGGGGTTTTCTGGTGTGAATCCATTTCCATTTAACATTATGATGCTGTTTATGAATATGGATAAAATGATTGGGAAGGATTTTGAAGAAGGATTGTCTAACCTAAAAAAACTTATCGAAGAGCAAGCATATATATAA
- a CDS encoding DEAD/DEAH box helicase, translated as MNKFEQLGLNEQLLNAIKDMGFETPSEVQEKAIPVLLAQDTDMVALAQTGTGKTAAFGFPLIQKIDISSRKTQGLILSPTRELCLQIANELKNYSKYTKGLNVVAIYGGASITEQAREVKRGAQIIVATPGRMQDMVNREMVDITNINYCILDEADEMLNMGFYEDITAILSHTPSEKNTWLFSATMPREVASIAKEFMRQPVEITVGSKNQGSDTVRHEYYLVNGRDRYEALKRLADANPDIFSVVFCRTKRDTQSVAEKLIEDGYNAAALHGDLSQNQRDLVMKAFRNRQIQMLVATDVAARGIDVDDVTHVINYQLPDEIETYTHRSGRTGRAGKSGISMVILPKSEVRKISTIEKIIKQKFEAKKLPSGIEICEIQLYHLASKIKNTEVNQEIDSYLPAINDVLQGIDREELIKKMVSVEFSRFFNYYKNSRDLNASSTSSREGKEGRPTRESYSPNENGEVRYFINVGERDGYDWRTLKDFLKATMDFGRDDVFKVDVKESFSFFNTDAAHTEAILQMFTDFKMDGRFVNVEVSNAPSSGGGRGSSSGGRRDRFRGDAKRSDKRGSFGDRGKGKSFSKDSGFKSPKKNSKRRY; from the coding sequence ATGAACAAATTTGAACAATTAGGACTGAACGAACAGCTATTGAATGCCATCAAAGACATGGGCTTTGAGACACCCTCAGAGGTGCAAGAAAAGGCTATTCCGGTCCTACTAGCACAAGACACCGATATGGTAGCCTTGGCCCAAACAGGAACAGGAAAAACAGCAGCATTCGGATTTCCTTTGATTCAAAAAATTGACATTTCCAGCCGTAAAACGCAGGGACTTATTCTCTCACCTACTCGTGAGCTATGTTTGCAAATTGCAAATGAACTAAAAAATTATTCGAAGTACACAAAAGGACTTAACGTAGTGGCAATTTACGGTGGTGCTAGTATCACTGAACAAGCCCGTGAAGTAAAAAGAGGAGCTCAAATCATAGTTGCTACTCCAGGTAGAATGCAGGATATGGTAAATCGCGAGATGGTCGATATTACTAACATCAATTATTGCATCCTTGATGAAGCGGATGAGATGTTAAACATGGGATTCTATGAGGACATTACTGCTATTTTATCACATACTCCATCGGAGAAAAACACATGGTTATTTTCTGCAACCATGCCAAGAGAAGTGGCCAGTATTGCAAAGGAATTTATGAGACAGCCGGTAGAAATTACCGTTGGATCTAAAAACCAGGGCTCTGATACGGTTCGTCATGAATACTATTTAGTAAATGGTCGTGACCGTTATGAAGCTCTTAAACGTCTAGCAGATGCAAACCCTGATATTTTCTCTGTAGTATTTTGTCGTACAAAGAGAGACACCCAAAGTGTTGCTGAAAAATTAATCGAAGACGGATACAATGCCGCTGCATTACATGGTGACCTGAGCCAAAATCAACGTGATTTGGTAATGAAAGCCTTCCGTAACAGACAAATTCAAATGCTTGTGGCAACCGATGTAGCTGCCCGTGGTATTGACGTAGATGATGTTACTCACGTAATCAACTATCAATTACCAGATGAAATCGAAACCTATACCCACCGTAGTGGACGTACAGGTCGTGCAGGTAAATCAGGTATCTCAATGGTTATCTTACCTAAAAGTGAGGTTCGTAAAATTAGTACGATAGAGAAAATCATTAAGCAAAAATTTGAAGCCAAAAAATTACCTTCTGGCATTGAAATATGTGAAATCCAGCTTTACCACTTGGCAAGCAAGATTAAAAATACTGAAGTAAATCAAGAGATAGACAGCTATTTACCTGCTATCAACGATGTTCTTCAAGGCATTGACCGAGAAGAGCTTATCAAGAAAATGGTTTCTGTAGAATTTAGTCGTTTCTTTAACTACTACAAAAATTCTCGTGACCTTAACGCTAGCAGTACGAGTAGCAGAGAAGGAAAAGAAGGCAGACCTACAAGAGAAAGTTACAGTCCAAATGAAAATGGAGAAGTACGTTACTTCATCAATGTTGGAGAGCGTGATGGTTATGATTGGAGAACTTTAAAAGACTTCTTAAAAGCTACTATGGATTTCGGAAGAGATGATGTATTCAAAGTGGATGTAAAGGAAAGTTTCTCGTTCTTTAACACAGATGCTGCGCACACAGAAGCAATTCTTCAAATGTTCACAGACTTTAAGATGGACGGTAGATTTGTAAATGTAGAAGTATCGAATGCTCCTTCTTCAGGAGGAGGACGTGGTTCTTCATCAGGAGGAAGAAGAGATCGTTTTAGAGGAGACGCAAAACGCAGTGATAAAAGAGGTAGTTTTGGTGATCGCGGTAAAGGAAAATCCTTTTCCAAAGACAGCGGCTTTAAAAGCCCAAAGAAAAATAGCAAACGTCGCTACTAA
- a CDS encoding heme-binding domain-containing protein, giving the protein MKILKKIGWLLLVVLIALQFFRPEKNVSEEIPETDLIVALNPPAEIATMLKTSCYDCHSNNTAYPWYSEVAPLSYWISDHVKDGKKHLDFSIWETYTAKKKAHKMEEFVEEVKEHKMPLESYLWIHKEAVLTPEQITQLVGWADQQRVSYQEVAKQEQADLP; this is encoded by the coding sequence ATGAAAATTTTAAAAAAAATAGGGTGGTTGTTACTAGTTGTTTTAATTGCATTACAATTTTTCCGACCTGAAAAAAATGTATCAGAGGAAATTCCTGAAACAGATCTTATTGTGGCTTTGAATCCTCCAGCTGAAATAGCTACTATGCTAAAGACTTCTTGCTATGATTGTCATTCTAATAACACAGCCTATCCATGGTATAGTGAGGTAGCTCCACTTTCATACTGGATTTCTGATCATGTAAAAGATGGAAAAAAGCATTTGGATTTTTCTATCTGGGAGACCTATACTGCTAAGAAGAAAGCGCATAAAATGGAGGAGTTTGTGGAAGAAGTGAAAGAACATAAAATGCCTTTAGAATCTTATTTGTGGATTCATAAAGAAGCGGTGTTAACACCTGAACAAATAACACAACTGGTAGGTTGGGCAGATCAACAGCGTGTTAGTTACCAAGAAGTTGCGAAACAAGAACAGGCAGACCTTCCGTAG
- a CDS encoding OmpA family protein, translating to MKKYLITLSMLAVIGLQAQEDYNKWSVEIGAGANKATEGFAPGYFTETPNFFHAEVGARYMFNNKFGLKLNVGYDTFENADDSQAFDSKFYNASLQGVANLGRILNFETWTNTFGLLAHTGVGYGQLENDNFSGKDQVGTFIVGLTPQIRISNRVTIHGDVSLINNTKQQNTFDGTALTSKRGFETSFYTVSAGLTFNLGKHSKHADWVSEGNRVDDIDARLTKLENGLIDSDQDGVADMYDVEPNSIAGVMVDSKGRMVDANKNGVPDEIERYLDENYAHKDDLKNVKSTAAAEELINQGYINVYFGFNSSRPEVASITSIDFVAKYLKANPSASVDVIGYADEIGNPNYNKELSQKRANVVKDILVNAGIDASRLNSVGNGEDASVNKESADARRLMRRVTFRLK from the coding sequence ATGAAGAAGTATTTAATTACTTTATCAATGCTTGCAGTTATTGGCTTACAAGCCCAAGAAGACTACAACAAATGGTCTGTCGAGATTGGAGCAGGTGCCAATAAAGCAACTGAAGGGTTTGCCCCAGGATATTTTACTGAAACTCCTAATTTTTTCCATGCAGAAGTAGGTGCTCGTTACATGTTCAACAACAAATTTGGTCTTAAATTAAATGTTGGATACGACACTTTTGAAAATGCAGATGATAGCCAAGCTTTCGATTCAAAATTCTATAATGCAAGCCTTCAAGGGGTTGCCAACCTAGGTCGTATTTTAAACTTCGAAACATGGACCAACACTTTTGGTTTATTAGCTCATACAGGTGTGGGTTACGGTCAGTTAGAAAATGACAACTTTTCAGGTAAAGATCAAGTAGGTACTTTTATAGTGGGTCTTACTCCACAAATTCGTATTTCTAACCGTGTAACCATCCATGGTGATGTTTCTTTAATCAATAATACTAAGCAACAAAACACATTTGACGGGACCGCATTAACTTCAAAAAGAGGTTTTGAAACTTCATTCTATACTGTAAGTGCAGGTCTTACCTTTAATCTTGGTAAACACAGCAAACATGCTGACTGGGTGAGCGAAGGTAACAGAGTTGATGATATCGATGCTCGTTTAACCAAACTAGAAAACGGATTAATTGATAGCGATCAAGACGGTGTTGCTGACATGTATGATGTAGAACCTAACTCCATTGCAGGTGTTATGGTGGACAGCAAAGGACGTATGGTAGATGCCAATAAAAACGGTGTTCCGGACGAAATAGAGCGTTACTTAGACGAAAACTATGCTCATAAAGATGATTTAAAAAATGTGAAGTCTACTGCAGCTGCAGAAGAGCTGATCAACCAAGGTTACATCAATGTTTACTTTGGATTTAACTCTAGCCGTCCTGAAGTTGCTTCAATAACTTCAATTGACTTTGTAGCTAAATACCTTAAGGCAAATCCAAGTGCTTCTGTTGACGTAATTGGATACGCTGATGAAATTGGAAATCCAAACTACAACAAAGAACTTTCTCAAAAACGTGCAAATGTTGTAAAAGATATTCTAGTAAATGCAGGGATTGATGCTAGCCGCTTAAATTCTGTAGGAAATGGTGAAGATGCTTCCGTTAACAAAGAATCAGCTGATGCGCGTCGTTTAATGCGTCGTGTAACTTTCAGACTAAAATAA